One segment of Actinomycetota bacterium DNA contains the following:
- the def gene encoding peptide deformylase translates to MATLPIRIFGDPVLRQRARQVVDFDDRLRRLADDMLDTMREAAGSGLAANQVGVLKRLFTWTTEDDHGAVVNPAVDETSADVQEGDEGCLSFPGLFYPLERPLRARCRYQDLHGDEHLDELEGFLARVFLHEIDHLNGVLFIDHLARHDRNEAMKRMREYRLQQGLDDPPAQPRGFLLGRRPG, encoded by the coding sequence ATGGCGACCCTCCCGATCCGGATCTTCGGCGACCCGGTGCTGCGCCAGCGTGCGCGGCAGGTCGTCGACTTCGACGACCGACTGCGGCGCCTCGCTGACGACATGCTCGACACGATGCGCGAGGCGGCCGGCTCCGGGCTGGCAGCGAACCAGGTCGGCGTGCTCAAGCGGCTGTTCACGTGGACCACGGAGGACGACCACGGCGCGGTGGTCAACCCGGCTGTGGACGAGACGTCCGCCGACGTGCAGGAGGGCGACGAGGGCTGCCTGTCGTTCCCCGGCCTGTTCTACCCGCTGGAGCGGCCGTTGCGGGCGCGTTGCCGGTACCAGGACCTGCACGGCGACGAGCACCTCGACGAGCTCGAAGGTTTCCTCGCCCGGGTGTTCCTCCACGAGATCGACCACCTCAACGGGGTGCTGTTCATCGACCACCTCGCGCGCCACGACCGCAACGAAGCGATGAAGCGGATGCGCGAGTACCGGCTGCAGCAGGGCCTGGACGATCCCCCCGCGCAGCCGCGGGGTTTCCTGCTGGGGCGCCGGCCAGGGTGA
- the fmt gene encoding methionyl-tRNA formyltransferase yields MAGDDRIRVAFFGTPDVAVPSLAALDDAVDVDVVAAVTNPDRPRGRSRIPVPPPVKVAAQERGITVLQPHRPRDILDRLHSLSLDAVAVVAYGAILPADVLEAPRHGYVNLHFSLLPRWRGAAPVQHAIRAGDHTTGITTFVIDVGMDTGPILQQVEVDIAPDETAGELLERLAVIGAPVLVDSIRQLLQGVEPQSQRDDGVTYAARITPEDVRIDWSMPARSVVDLVRSANPAPGAHTTFRGQRLKIWRAEQAQGGGQPGTVLGADPRGPVVATGDQAVVLTEVQPAGKVAMPGGAFTNGYRPEPGERLGDDR; encoded by the coding sequence GTGGCGGGCGACGACCGGATCCGGGTCGCGTTCTTCGGCACGCCGGACGTCGCGGTCCCGTCGCTGGCTGCGCTGGACGACGCCGTCGACGTCGACGTGGTCGCTGCCGTCACCAACCCCGACCGTCCCCGCGGCCGGTCGCGGATCCCGGTGCCTCCACCGGTGAAGGTCGCGGCGCAGGAACGCGGCATCACGGTGCTGCAACCGCACCGCCCACGTGACATCCTCGACCGGCTCCACTCGTTGTCCCTGGACGCGGTCGCGGTCGTCGCGTACGGCGCGATCCTCCCCGCCGATGTCTTGGAGGCGCCCCGCCACGGCTACGTCAACCTGCACTTCTCGCTGCTACCACGCTGGCGCGGCGCGGCGCCGGTGCAGCACGCCATCCGCGCCGGGGACCACACCACGGGGATCACCACGTTCGTGATCGACGTCGGGATGGACACCGGCCCGATCCTGCAGCAGGTCGAGGTCGACATCGCCCCGGACGAGACCGCCGGCGAGCTGCTGGAGCGCCTGGCCGTCATCGGCGCCCCGGTCCTGGTCGACAGCATCCGCCAGCTCCTGCAGGGCGTCGAGCCGCAGTCCCAGCGCGACGACGGCGTGACGTACGCGGCGCGGATCACGCCCGAAGACGTCCGCATCGACTGGTCGATGCCGGCCCGGTCGGTCGTGGACCTGGTGCGCAGCGCCAACCCCGCGCCCGGAGCGCACACGACCTTCCGGGGCCAGCGGCTCAAGATCTGGCGGGCGGAGCAGGCGCAGGGCGGTGGACAACCGGGGACGGTGCTGGGCGCCGACCCGCGCGGCCCGGTCGTGGCAACCGGCGATCAGGCGGTCGTGCTCACCGAGGTCCAGCCAGCCGGGAAGGTCGCCATGCCGGGCGGGGCGTTCACCAACGGCTACCGTCCCGAACCCGGTGAACGGCTCGGGGACGACCGCTAG